One segment of Carya illinoinensis cultivar Pawnee chromosome 13, C.illinoinensisPawnee_v1, whole genome shotgun sequence DNA contains the following:
- the LOC122291104 gene encoding protein FAR-RED ELONGATED HYPOCOTYL 3-like, with product MNAFFYGYVHAKTNLKEFVDQFDNALKKKIENENNADFHSFSVTIPCISRSPIEKKFQELYTNAKFEEVQRELQYLIDLAPELLKRDGDVKTYLVEDEVHLEDFTKLVTYSVDFSDVDTAAKCLCGLFQMRGILCRHILVVFKCNDTNFLPNQYILNRCRKDIKRKYTLIDSSYHEGA from the coding sequence atgaatgcttttttttatGGTTATGTTCACGCGAAgacaaacttgaaagagtttgtTGACCAGTTTGACAACgcattgaagaagaaaattgagaatgaaaataacGCTGACTTTCACTCATTTAGCGTGACCATTCCTTGCATATCTAGATCTCCGATCGAAAAGAAGTTTCAAGAATTATACACGAATGCAAAATTCGAGGAAGTCCAGCGAGAACTGCAATATCTAATAGATTTGGCTCCAGAATTACTTAAGAGGGATGGTGATGTAAAGACATATCTTGTAGAGGATGAAGTTCATCTGGAAGACTTCACTAAGTTAGTTACATATTCAGTGGACTTTAGTGATGTGGATACAGCTGCAAAGTGTTTGTGTGGGCTATTTCAGATGAGGGGTATATTGTGCAGGCATATTTTGGttgtatttaaatgtaatgATACAAACTTTTTGCCAAATCAGTATATTTTAAACAGATGTAGGAAGGACATTAAGAGGAAGTACACGTTAATCGACAGCAGCTATCACGAAGGGGCTTAG